The Rufibacter sp. DG15C region AAGCTTTACTAACCATAAATCCCATTTGTTAGATGACTGGGACTTGTCCAGCCCAGCCATAGAATTAGAGCTCCCCCCTAGGAGAAATCCCCCGTCAACCGTAGGTACTATAGCCCTGAGTTCCTCTTCACCGGAACCGCCGAATGTCCTGTCCCACTGCTTTACGCCCTTGCTGTCTGTTTTAACAATCCAATAATCAAACCCTCCCTTACCTGGATCCGTCTTATCGTACTCAACACCCCTATATGCGCTGCCACCTAGGAGATATCCTCCGTCTGGAGTCATGATCAGACTTTTCAACGTGCAAGGGCCGTATGAATTCTCCCATATCTTATTACCATCGCCATCAATTTTGATCATCCAAAAATGGGTAAAGCCTCTATAAGGTGCGGTCTTATTACCACTTCCCGCTGGGCCCGATGACGTCCCGCCCAGAAGGTACCCACCGTCAGGTGTTTTGACAATCGTGGTTAAGTCATCGTGTGTACCCGTCCCAAATGTCTTGTCCCATATTTTATTGCCGCTCCTGTCAGTTTTAACTATCCATATATCCCTATCTTGTATGAAAGAAGTTTTATCACCGCTCACAGGGGAGGGAGAAGAGCCGCCGAGCATAAATCCACCCTCATGCGTCATTACCATTGAGGACATGATTTCTGACTGGCTGCCGCCGAATCTTCTGTCCCACACCTTTGTGACAGGCACCAAGGTTGAAATGAGGCCAGTGACATTTGCCTTCACCACCCACATGTCGTGAAGGCCGTACCCATACCTTGCGTTTTCTGATTTTTCACCGCCTTTGGAGGAGTTGGAGTACCCCCCGACCAGGAACCCTCCGTCCGGGGTGACAAGTGCCGCTGTGGCGAAATCCTTCTTCGGACCGCCGAATGCCTTTTCCCACATTTTGACGCCCTGCGGGTTTAGTTGGACCACCCAATAGTCAAAATCCCCGCGGTTCAATTCCATTTTGTCAAAGGATGCACCCGAGTAGGAACGGCCACTCAACAATATCCCCCCGTCAGCCGTCAAGTCCAGTGAGATTAGGTTATCGCTGTTATCACCTGCGATCGTCTTGTCCCACAGCTTGTCGCCATTGGCCGATAGCTTAATAACCCAATAATCATTCCCAGGCTCCCCATTCTGGTAGTTCCCTGGGGAATCCTCGCTCTTGTCCTCCCCTTTCAGAGAGTTGGAAGTTCCGCCTAGCAACATTTCGCCACTTGGCAATAGCCTTAGAGAGGCGAAGAAATCAGACCCTGTTCCCCCAATGGTTCTGTCCCATATCCTATTGCCGTCCTCGTCGATTTTGACAATCCAAAAGTCAGACATCCCGCGCCACCCTTTGACAGGCTCGGATTTCTCTCCACCCACGTTTGAGGCAGAAGATCCGCCTAACAAATACCCTCCGCCTGGGATTGGAGTTATGCTTCCCGGTTCATCACTGCCCGCCCCACCAAACGTTTTGTCCCAGACGGTTTTCCCTTTGTTGTCCAGTTTGACGACCCAGTAGTCAACCCCTCCCCTCAATCCAGACGTCTTGTCACCGGAGACGCCCGACCAAGAAACTCCGCCCACCAGGTAGCCCCCGTCTGGGGCAAGCGCCAAGGTCTTAAAGTCATCTATATTTGAACCTCCAAGGGTCCGGTCCCATTCCTTGTTTCCGTTGCCGTCGAGCTTCAGAACCCAGTAATCCCGCGAACCTTTAGCATCCTCCGACCTGTAATGAGAAGCTACACCACCATCCAATGTCCCACCAATGAGAAATCCCCCATCACTGGTAGCTATAACAACGGGCTTTAGGAGGCTTCCGCCCGATTTATATGTCCTATCCCATACTTTTGAGCCGTCAGCTCGGATTTTCACTAGCCAGCAGCTTTCTACTCCAGGGTCACTTCCCGTCGTCAGGTCTCCCCCGGCACCTGACAAAGTGTGCCCGGCAAGCACATACCCACCGTCCGGGGTTGCTATCATGGAGGATAACAACTCATCTGCCTCGCCGCCGAACGTCTTGTCCCACTTCTCAACCACGGCAATCTGTGCCAACGACCCTCTTGTTGTTAAAGCCAAAAACAAGAGGGTGATAAGGCTGAATCTAAATTTCTGCTTTGTGTTAAAATGCTGCATTGAATATTAAATATAATATAGGACTACCGGTCAGGCATTAGATGTGCCTCTAGGTAAAGTTATTACCTGGCGATGAGAAGGCGTCTTGAGATCATTGCTTCTCCCGAGCGGATTTGGACGGAATAAGAGCCAATTGGCAGATTGCCCAAGTCAATCTCCTCTTTAGTACTTATAGATTGGAAAAACTCTTTGTAAATGACCTTGCCCATGGCGTCAATCACCATCAGTTCTGCCTTGAACCACGGCCTGTCCGTCTCTAAGCCCACCCTTCCTCCACTTGGGTTCGGCACAAGGTGAAAAGCTTTCCATTCACTATCACTTTTAATGCCTGTCGGTTGTAAGTTGAACTGTTGAGGGTTAGAGATAGCAGAGAGACAGCCTTTTTCAGAAACTACTCGAACCTGATAGGACCCGCTTGCAGCAATGACCAATTCCTTCGTCGTGGCGGAAAGGTTGTTGCCATTTAAGATCCACTGATAAGAGGCGCCGGCTACGCTGGAGGTGAGTGTATTCCCCTCCCTGACAATTGAAGGCTTGATAGGCGGAGCCGAAACCGCTACTTTCACTGTGTTGCTTGCCGCCTCGCAGCCGTCTGTGGTGATGATCTTCCGCCGGAACCAGATGGTGACCGCAAGTGCGCCGGGTGAGTAGTCCTTAGAGTTGTTGACTCCCGCAGCCGGGGTGTATCCGCTGGAACTTCCTGCGGTACTTCTCTCCCAGCGGTATGTGTAGGGTCCTCCGGCAGGTATCCCGCCAGTCAATAAAGAGGCTGTAGCTCCGGCACAAACCTCCTGCTCTCCTGTTACGGTATTCCCAATGGCTGGCCCCATGTCACTGGGCCATGCCAGGGTGGCGGGCGGGCTGTCGCCCAATTCGTTGGGCGCATAGACGGATATTACCCCGAAAGTATTAGCCCGCAACTGCACTTGGATCCTGTTTGTGCCCTGCCCAGAGAGTATGGCCCAGCCGTTTGGGAGTGACCAGATAAAACCATATACGCCAACTTGGATAGGTACGCTGAAGTAGACTATCCCATCCGAGCACAACATAGCGCTCGCTACTATGTTACCAGGTTTCTGAGGAGGGCCTGTCAAAAAAGCAATACCCCAAAATTGGTTTGTATAGACGCCATTCTTAATGGGTGAGAAATTGGCAGGCCCGGCGGTACGGGGGGTTGCCCCTGCACACAAGGATGCAAGCAAAACTAGGAACAAGGGGAATGAGATCCCTAGGCGATAAAGTAATGGTTTTCTCATTGGCGTGCTTACTGGATAAGGGAGAATACTTGCAGGCAAATGAGTAATCCTTTAGGTTGGCTCATATAAATGCTTGTGAAGTTAATAGCTTTTCCAATATAAAGGTAAGCGCAATGTGAGGGGAAAATACAATAGTTAGGGTAAATATGAATCTCACTTAGGGACCTATGTAGTTGCACCTACTATATAAATCCAGGATGCGCGGCCCGGTCCCGAAATGCTTTCAATTTGACCGGGTAGGGGAATCTTTACAAGGTGCCGGCAATCTATCAAAAGGCGGACTATCTTGTTTCTCCTGTATTGATATACCTAAATGTTCTTCATGCACTCTGTATAAACCATGATGCGCCACTTAATACCTAGTTTGTGCTAGTAGGTTTACTGAGACTGATTTTGAAAACAATGAGATCCAAGTGCAGTGTCTTAGGGTTTATTAGACTCTGCTTCGAAAAACCTTACCGTTTCAACT contains the following coding sequences:
- a CDS encoding T9SS type A sorting domain-containing protein, whose product is MALTTRGSLAQIAVVEKWDKTFGGEADELLSSMIATPDGGYVLAGHTLSGAGGDLTTGSDPGVESCWLVKIRADGSKVWDRTYKSGGSLLKPVVIATSDGGFLIGGTLDGGVASHYRSEDAKGSRDYWVLKLDGNGNKEWDRTLGGSNIDDFKTLALAPDGGYLVGGVSWSGVSGDKTSGLRGGVDYWVVKLDNKGKTVWDKTFGGAGSDEPGSITPIPGGGYLLGGSSASNVGGEKSEPVKGWRGMSDFWIVKIDEDGNRIWDRTIGGTGSDFFASLRLLPSGEMLLGGTSNSLKGEDKSEDSPGNYQNGEPGNDYWVIKLSANGDKLWDKTIAGDNSDNLISLDLTADGGILLSGRSYSGASFDKMELNRGDFDYWVVQLNPQGVKMWEKAFGGPKKDFATAALVTPDGGFLVGGYSNSSKGGEKSENARYGYGLHDMWVVKANVTGLISTLVPVTKVWDRRFGGSQSEIMSSMVMTHEGGFMLGGSSPSPVSGDKTSFIQDRDIWIVKTDRSGNKIWDKTFGTGTHDDLTTIVKTPDGGYLLGGTSSGPAGSGNKTAPYRGFTHFWMIKIDGDGNKIWENSYGPCTLKSLIMTPDGGYLLGGSAYRGVEYDKTDPGKGGFDYWIVKTDSKGVKQWDRTFGGSGEEELRAIVPTVDGGFLLGGSSNSMAGLDKSQSSNKWDLWLVKLTADGNKVWDRTFYAEGDNKLTALTATSDGNFLLGGTKPFDNSDSQDYWVLKVNENGNTVWDKTFGGPSFDNLGSIIETSDGRYLIGGRSESQGHRDKTEAKKAYIASNFWVLMLDASGKKQWDKTLGSDGGQNLSCMLELPNKNFLLGGVSHSIVGGDITQDGRGFDDFWIVEISEDYKSVTGTPDFDIQSTSQLIVYPNPSRGEFHVRLADPTGRAGAVTLVLYDEVGRMVLTQKASGALLCEGVGINARGLGRGMYYLKVIGLDETMTKKVLIN
- a CDS encoding T9SS type A sorting domain-containing protein; its protein translation is MRKPLLYRLGISFPLFLVLLASLCAGATPRTAGPANFSPIKNGVYTNQFWGIAFLTGPPQKPGNIVASAMLCSDGIVYFSVPIQVGVYGFIWSLPNGWAILSGQGTNRIQVQLRANTFGVISVYAPNELGDSPPATLAWPSDMGPAIGNTVTGEQEVCAGATASLLTGGIPAGGPYTYRWERSTAGSSSGYTPAAGVNNSKDYSPGALAVTIWFRRKIITTDGCEAASNTVKVAVSAPPIKPSIVREGNTLTSSVAGASYQWILNGNNLSATTKELVIAASGSYQVRVVSEKGCLSAISNPQQFNLQPTGIKSDSEWKAFHLVPNPSGGRVGLETDRPWFKAELMVIDAMGKVIYKEFFQSISTKEEIDLGNLPIGSYSVQIRSGEAMISRRLLIAR